The sequence below is a genomic window from Humulus lupulus chromosome 3, drHumLupu1.1, whole genome shotgun sequence.
atatacacaaatattgcatttatggcccccaacgggctaaaattacaaacattcccctaatagccaaatggggcccacatgcatttctaataacataatcaccaaattcacatattaacataataaatcaattattgcactccaggcacgctaatcaaggccctaagccttattggaAAATTTAAGATGCTACACCTTTAGTCAGCCACAATAAACTAAATGTCAGTGCATTTGTCGACGTTGGTTCTAATACTATAGGCATTGGAGCGattattcaaaattcaaatgGAGATGTCCTGGCTTGTCTCTCCAAATCACTCATaggtaatattttttatatatagtttTCTCTAACCTGGAGGGAGTAACATCCTTCATGTTGTGAGTAAGAGTTAgacttaagttttttttttctctaattttATTCTAATGTTGTATTCTGTTTATTATTTGTTTTGTAGGATGCTTTACACTAACTCAGTCAGAATGTGTAGCTTTAATGGTAGCACTACATTGGAGCCTAATGTTAGATCTTCCTTTGACTTTTGTTGAATCAGATTGTTTAGCAACTGTGGCCCACTTTTTGAAAAGATCCTCTTACTATGATGAATTAGGTTATTTGTTAGAGGATATTGTAAATTTGTTGTCTAATTTTCCTAGAGGGTTCCTAATCCATGTACGTGAGATAACTAATAAGCATGCACATAAATTGGCAGTGCATGCTCTTACGTTGGAAGACGAATTTGTATGGCTAGCGATTATACTACTTTTGTTCAACTTTTTAGTCTAATAGAGTGTAAAAATAAGGGCCCTTTCgtaaaatgatttattttttaaagttattttgcaaTCTagcttaattttaatatttttttgcaaGATGacatctcataatttagacagctagtcaaAAATTTAAATAGGTAGGAGTCATTACAAAATTTTCTCATCAAATACCGAAATCATCTTAAAAAAAGTTGTATATATAAGAATAAAAAATCACTAAAAAAAAAACCCATTTTCActtatttctcaaaaaaaaaataaaattcctTTCCTTTCCTCAATTCGAAAAGGAGATCCTGCGGCCTTTCATTTCGGCCCATTTCCCTCTTTCTCATCTTCGTCTTCTTCAACTCCCACTTTCAAAAAAATTGAGGGGTTTAGGGTTTGTTGATTTCGATTTCTTCTACCAATTACTTGTGTGTGACTACACACTGCGTTTCCATGGAGATCTCTAAAGAGCTTTATCCCTCCCAAGATGACCTTCTCTACGAAGAAGAGCTTCTGCGAAACCCCTTCAGCCTCAAGCTCTGGTGGCGATACCTAATTGCTCGTGCCGACGCCCCATTCAAGAAGCGCTTTATCATTTACGAGCGCGCCCTCAAAGCCCTTCCCGGAAGCTACAAACTTTGGTACGCTTATCTCCGAGAACGGCTCGAGTTGGTCCGTAACCTACCCATCACTCACTCCCACTACGAGACCTTAAACAATACCTTCGAGCGAGCCCTCGTCACCATGCACAAAATGCCCAGAATTTGGATCATGTACCTCCAGACTTTGACGGACCAGAAATTGCTCACTCGTACCCGCCGCACCTTCGATAGAGCACTCTGCGCTTTACCCGTCACCCAGCACGACCGCATTTGGGAGCCCTATCTCGTTTTTGTGAGCCAGAGGGGTATCCCAATTGAGACTTCGCTTCGCGTTTATCGAAGGTACTTAAAGTACGACCCTAGTCATATTGAAGATTTCATTGAATTCTTGATTAATTCTTGTCTTTGGCAAGAAGGATCTGAGAGGTTAGCTTCGGTGCTGAATGATGACCAGTTTTACTCAATAAAGGGAAAAACTAGACACAGGCTTTGGTTGGAGTTGTGTGATTTGCTCACTAAGCACGCTACGGAGGTTTCTGGGTTGAATGTGGACGCAATTATAAGGGGTGGGATTAGGAAGTTTACTGATGAGGTGGGTCGCCTTTGGACCTCTCTTGCAGAGTATTACATTAGGAGAAATTTACATGAGAAAgctagagatatatttgaggaggGTATGACGACTGTGGTTACTGTTAGAGATTTTAGTGTAATTTTTGATTCTTATGCCCAATTTGAAGAGAGTATGCTGGCTCATAAGATGGAAGTTATGGATTTGAGCGACGACGAAGGAGAGGAAGAAGGTGGTGTAGAAGAGAATGGCGACGAAGAGGATGAAGATGTGCGGTTGGATTTAAATTTGTCTGTGGCTGAATTTGAGAAGAAGATGCTTAATGGTTTTTGGCTACACGATGATAAGGATATAGATTTAAGGTTAGCTAGATTAGATCATCTCATGGATAGAAGACCCGAATTAGCTAATAGTGTTCTTTTACGGCAAAATCCGCATAATGTGGAGCAGTGGCATCGGAGGGTGAAGCTGTTTGAGGGTAATCCTACAAAACAGATCCTTACTTACACTGAGGCGGTGAGGACGGTTGATCCCATGAAAGCAGTGGGGAAACCTCATACGTTGTGGATTGCTTTTGCCAAGCTGTATGAGAACCATAATGATATTGTAAATGCAAGAGTGATTTTTGACAAAGCAGTGCAGGTGAACTACAAGACCGTGGATAATCTAGCTAGTATTTGGTGTGAGTGGGCAGAAATGGAATTGAAACATAAAAATTTTAAAGGAGCACTGGAGCTTATGAGGCGTGCTACAGCAGAGCCATCAGTGGAGGTTAAACGAAAAGGTAATGGATTGTTAATATTTTCTTTTCATTACTTGTTAAGCTTTTTTCTAAGTATTAACCATAACAGTTTTTCAAATTGTACAAATATTATTTTGAACTTCATAAGCTGACACTTACTGTCCTAAATAAGCAGTAGCAACTTAGGGCTGTATGTTATATCGAAATTGTGTGCAAAGGAAGGCTGTACTAGCAACTTTGATTACTCATATTAGTTATGTTACTGATAGGAACCACTAGACTTGCACAGAGAATATAAGAACAAACCAGCAAGAAAGATAAAAAAGATGATGAAAAATCTCGAGTTTATTATAGAAACAGCAAGcacattacaataataaaatggtCTGTATTCGAGAGACAGCCAACACCTAAGGTGGCCGGTATTCGAGAGACCGCCAACTCTCCAAAGTGGCCGGTGTTCAAAAGACTGCCAACTCTCCAAAGAGAAAGTGCTCCACTCAATAGAAATTCCATACCATACTCATTGTTCCTCCCACTTCATATATACCCATACAACCCTAGCCGCCTAGAACAATGTACCAAAATGACCCCTAATGCCAATGTGGTAAATTAATACATTAGGGCCTATCAGTTACCTGTTTAACAGCGATTAGTTGGCTTTAGTTTTATGTTAAACTTCCCCTTCTCTGAGGATTTTTTTTAGGTTTCAGTTTAGTATTGCAATTTGTTTGGCCTCGTTTATTGCATTGGCATTTTATTCCTGACCAAGCAATTAGTCTCATTTTTAAAAGTTGAAATTTGAATGGGCTATACTACGTCTTGTAGCGAGAAGTTAGGCTCAGATATACCATTTCTCGTATTAGGTGAAGCATTGGTGTTATATTTTATTCATATTTATGGTAAGCTTTGTTTTATTAATCATTACTTTTCTTTGGTCTCTGTTTCTtggtggaagataacctaggtttaGTTTATAAGTCAGAACATGTTTGAACTATTTATAGCTCAAACGATCATGCTTGTGGTTTGTTGGTTCCCTCAAAGTCTGAAAGTCGAGTCCTTCATAAGTTCCTACATGGTAATTGCTATAATTTCCTGTTAAAATTTGTAGGGTTAGTTGAGGAGCCCTAGTTTCAAACATGGGCCCAGTAAGTGAGTTACAGGCATTTTCTCttgattaaaaaagaaaaagaaaagacaaCCTGCATGGTTTCAGACTCTGGTGTTTTATATTTGTAAAGCAAGCTAACTGTAATCTGAGTGGCTTTTGTTAATAATTTTAATCTTGTCGCTGACATTTTGGCCTTTATTGCTATTTCAGTGGCTGCTGATGGAAGTGAACCAGTTCAAATGAAGCTGCATAAGTCTTTGAGACTATGGACTTTTTATGTTGATTTGGAGGAGAGCCTTGGCACTTTGGAGTCCACTCGAGAAGTTTATGAAAGGATACTGGATTTAAGAATAGCCACACCACAAATTATAATTAACTATGCATTTCTGTTGGAAGTATGCAATTTCTTTTGTATCTTTGTCTATTAATTTTTCTGGAAGTTTTGCTATTAAGACTTATTTcgatatattaattataattttattgttTCAGGAAAATAAATACTTTGAAGATGCATTTAAGGTATATGAAAGAGGAGTAAAGATATTCAAGTATCCACATGTCAAAGATATATGGGTGACTTATCTAactaagtttgtgaagagataTGGACGGACAAAATTGGAACGTGCAAGAGAGCTATTTGAACATGCTATTGAAACGGTATGGACAGTTTCCCATTTATGGTTGTCTTATAATGGATGTTCCATCAGGGTTTCTttctaaattaaagaaaaaatttcCTAGTGCCAATGCCTTCAACACATTTCTGTGTTCAATTTTCTTGGTGACTTTGCAATTTAGTTTTGTTGGTTAGTTGTATATTATATCTTCTTAAATGTTTGTTACAGATATTTCCAAAAGGTGCAAATGTCTTTATTTTGTTGTCACTAATTTAATTTGACTTCGTAGTGGGAAgaatgtgatttaattatgttatggtTGGTTTGCTACATTgaatttaataaaattagtaaGACTTGCAGACACGGTAAGGCATCTATCTGGGAACAAGGTAATGCGAATTAAATATGCTTGGAAACACAAAATTATTGAGCAGACTCGCAGGGTTATTTATATTTCACTGTCCATAGTATGGAATCCAAAGTAAAGCTCAGTAAGAATTGACGATGTTATGCTAGGATTAAATAGTCTCTCTTTACTCATGTCCCCATCATTGGTTTTATAGATATACATCGTATATTATGTAGTGACATTAAACTTAATCAAAAGTTTATCTCACTTAAGATTTTGAGTTAGATTATTGTTTTGTCCTGCTACTATTGTTCACATCTCTATTTCTATAGCTATATGTAAGTGTataattttatatgtatatatattaacatTATTCATGTTAATTTCAGGGTAAATTTTGAGTTAGGTAACTCTAGTGCTGTCTTTGTTCTGTTGTTCTATTAACTACTTGTTATGATACTGACAAATGCTTTTGGTTTTGTCTATCAGACCCCTGCTGATGTAGTGAAACCTCTGTATCTTCAATATGCCAAACTGGAGGAGGAATATGGTCTGGCAAAGCGAGCTATGAAGGTCTATGACCAAGCTACTAAGGCTGTTCCAAACAGTGAAAAATTTAGCATGTATGAGCTCTACATTAACCGTGCAGCTGAGATCTTTGGTGTCCCCAAAACTAGGGAAATATACGAACAAGCAATAGAATCTGGTCTTCCAGATAAAGATGTGAAGAAAATGTGTTCAAAGTATGCCGAGCTTGAGAAGAGCTTGGGAGAAATTGACCGTGCTCGTGCAATATTTGTCTTTGCATCGCAGTTTTCAGATCCACGATCAGATATGGATTTCTGGCAAGAATGGAATAATTTTGAAGTGCAACATGGTAACGAAGATACCTTTAGAGAAATGCTCCGTATTAAACGAAGTGTGTCTGCAAGTTACAGCCAGGTAAGATAAGAATTTTATTTTCATATACATCTTTGAGAAGCTTGTGATTGTTTGTCAATCTTATTGGATGTTTACTTTATCATATATGCATTGAGATCTCAAGGCTTGCCGATGCATGTCTTTCCGTACCATTTTTTCATTGCACATCGTTCTTTGTATTAAGGAATAACAATTTTTTTACTGATCTTATATTTATCGCTTTCCAGACGCACTTTATTCTGCCAGAGTATTTGATGCAGAAGGATCAAACTGTGGACCTTGATGAGGCAAAAGACAAATTGAAACAGGCAGGGGTCCCTGAAGATGAAATGGCTGCTCTAGAGAGGCAGTTAGCTCCTGCAGCAAACGATACTATTGCCAAAGATGGCAGTAGGAAAGTGGGATTCGTGAGTGCCGGAGTGCAATCACAAACTGATGAAGGGTTGAAAGTTACAGCAAATCATGAAGATATTGAGCTACCAGAAGAGAATGACTCTGATGAAGACAATGAAATTGTTGAAATTAAGCAAAAAGATGTGCCGGATGCTGTTTTTGGAGACTTGGCTCACAAGAGAAAAGAAATTGAAGATGATGCTCAGAACAAGGATGATGAAAGCCGTCTTGGTGCCCTCGAGAGAATAAAGAGACTAAAAAAGGCGGCCTGATTGAAGAAAACTTATGGTATGAAATTTTGATGAGGGTAATGTGAACTTTGCTTTTTTGTTTGACCGATCCCTTTTTGTAATTGTGGCTAATTGTAATCTGAGTTAGATATATATAGATAAACGTTTTCACATATCTCAGTTTTGTTTCTTCTTACTCTTGAACATCATGATGAGGCTGAAATAAATCTCTTTCATTAAGTGGATAATCATGGTTAGGATATATTTTGTCCCTTGCAATGGATGATTGTTCTGGCACTTGAGTCTAGCTCATGTGGTGGTTGGGTGTGTGTGGTGTGAAAGAGGTCTGGAGTTCAAATCCCAGCTGGGCTAATTTAACAAATGGAGAACCACCAactgtttttttttatcaaaaaaataaataaataaaggggTTTGGGATTGAACCACATCGATCCTTGCACTGGTTATTGTGGCTCTGGCCGTGAGTTATATTTCTTGATGTCCCATTTTGATTCCATTTATTAATTGGCATTTGATGTATGGTTTTTCTTATTAGCCATAAAGTGAGATTTCTTGGTATCCAATTCTATTATCATCTTAGGGACTGATCATTCCGTACAATATCAAAAGTGCACACCCAAATTCTTGATGAACCGACTCTAGTCAGAGAAGAGTTGCTAGATGCAATTGTGGCAAAGAAAGCTTGTGTCCGGATTAGATCAAAGGTAAACAAATGTTACAATCTCAGTCAAGAGTGCACCCATGTACTTGTGTTTGAAATATTATTTGATTACATACATTTATAAGTGCATATAAACATGCGACTTTAACTTATTTCATATGAAAACTTTCTGTATTGATTATCATGTTCATTGTGTCAGAAAATTATTAGATGATACACTTTTTTCACTTTTTGCTAGGACCTTTTCTTGTATAATACTTGGTACTAAGTTCTTGGTCTATTCACTTTCCATTCCCTATAAAATTGTCTGGGTTCGTTTGGATTACAAAGTTAATGATGTCTATTAGAAATTTTACTTATAACATAGATTATTCCATATGACAATTCACATACTTAAATCGCTATACTATATCATGTTTTTTCTTCTAGTTTTCAATCCATGTTTGTGTTTTGTTCTGTCCTATTTTGGCTTAATCATACTATTCTGTTCTGTTTTTGGCTATTGACTTTGCTTAACCGTCTAGATTTAATAGTTTTGTTCTTCTTGGCTTCAAACATTTTTATTTCagttatttcataaaaaaaaaaatcattattagtACCTTGCATGTGTGTCTGTGAATGAAAAAGCAATAAAGGAAATAGAGATAGTGCATTGATTGTCTATAtctggttatattttttagtttcttGTCACATCTTAAGCTGCCACTGGAAGATCATCCAATGCTCTTTTCAAGGCTTTTGAACCAAACAAATGGAAAATGTGAAGTAAACCCAGATTTCGTGAAGTGGTGTAGCTGTTAAAACCAAATCCAAAATATAAACTTATCTATGCATCATGTGTTGGCAGCAAAGTTTATACTTCCTTCAAATCATTAAGCATATTTCACTGTATGTTTTTGTGCAACTCTCTAAATTATCTTTTTATTGTTACAGTGGATGCTTTGAAAGCCAACACTGAGTATAATGGTATATTGGTTATACAGATGCTATATAGCATCATCAAGTGTTGTTCAATGGTTTTAGAAGGTAATGACATGAACATGAATGGTTAGTTAATGTGTTAAGCACAATCCATGTTTGTAGTTTTCTTATAATTTGTGCATTATGTTAGTGAACTTTCTCCTTGCTCACTTGCTCACTTGCTCACTTGCCCTTTGCCCCTcactcttttctttctcttgaattTGCATCTTTTGGAGCTTCTACTTTTTTTTGGTGTAAAATGCTCATCTTTGTGGGTTTCTATttagatttttctttttaatattcaaacTTCAAAGCTTGTTTGAGTAAGAGTATGTCATAGATTATTAATCTTAATCTACTTGTATATAGTTGTTTATACACCAAGTTTTAAAATTACATTAATATTCTTGgaatgtaaatgatattttatttattatagtaATAAATGAACAGGTACaaataaaaattgagaaaaaattattaaattcaaTATTATTTCACAAGATACATTCTTTAATGACACTACCTCTAACATTATTTCCAAATTGCTCTTAATTAGAGATGGCAATACAATATATTGCTATGAGTATTCATAGTTAttggaagaggtggaaaaaaatTGTTTAAATGAGAATAGTGATGCCCTTATAACCATGTGTTAGCTTTTGGCATGATAATCTTCAATTATATCTCATTTAATAGTGACAATTAAGTTTGTGtatgttatttgtttgtttaattgttGATAGAAAAGATTGCATTAATTGCAAAATTATAAAATACATTGTCCTAATTAATTAACATTACTCAAGATCAAAATCTTTATATTGCTTTTTTAGTAACGCCATGTAATTTTTTTCATCAACAATTGGTAAGAAAATTCACACATATTTGCTAAGCCATGTACGCAATTAATATTTTACTCTGAATATAAATGGAAAtcaattattttttaatgtattttacTTCATAAGTTTTGAACACATGTATGTTTAATGTAGCTAATCTAGTTGGATTTTGAGTTTGATAAGATATTATTTAATTGGTGGCATCTAaattataaaaacataaaataaaattaatagttTTGTTTGAGcaataaaattaaatcaatagTTACTTCATGTAGGAATAGTTTTAGTTCATATAGGTGTTGTTCGGTAACTCTTaattttacttatttaattaattaaaaatttgacaattaaacatataatagtgtttggtaattctatttttatttattattttttaaaattttaattaaaattcattaaattttgaaaatataattttttcacttttaaaaattttaaatcctTTTTGACTTTTTGTTTCTTCTCTTCTTTAAATCAATACcccattttatattgttaaacaaaaaataaaaataaaaattattaaacacatttattattttttgatttttttaaaataacaaaaatagttaccaaacgtatttttattttttaaaaataaaaataacataataaaaataaaaataatatttcaattTTTGTGTTTCAAAGATTCAAGAAGAAATTTTTTACCAAACACAATTATAATTTagatatgtttttttaatttttttattagttatCTATTGGTTAATGCTCACACTATACCTAAAGATGATAGGGCATGTATATTCTCTTGCAGACTCataatttatatgaaaatttatttTATGCAGTTGTTTTGGTTACATGTGACAAATGATTAGTTCATAATTTAAAAAAGGCTAGGCTTAATGCGGGGTTGTCTATACTTTTTCTTCTTGGTTTATTTAACACATAATTTAAAAGCCAACAAACCACAAAGCACCACGTCTCTTGGTTTATTTAACACATTATTTAAAACAACAATGAATTATAAAGGCACACATTTTTCGAGCACACATTATATTCAACGACCTTTTTGGATTATGTTGTCAACGGCTTGAAGTGACTGAATGGCAGATTCAATAAAGTTGGTAAGAGCTCCAACAATGGGACCAAGGGGATTTGCATCGAGTTCTTCCTGCATATCGTGGTCCACAGTGGTTAATGGCATGGAGGGGTCCTCAGCAAATGCCT
It includes:
- the LOC133824551 gene encoding uncharacterized protein LOC133824551, with the translated sequence MEISKELYPSQDDLLYEEELLRNPFSLKLWWRYLIARADAPFKKRFIIYERALKALPGSYKLWYAYLRERLELVRNLPITHSHYETLNNTFERALVTMHKMPRIWIMYLQTLTDQKLLTRTRRTFDRALCALPVTQHDRIWEPYLVFVSQRGIPIETSLRVYRRYLKYDPSHIEDFIEFLINSCLWQEGSERLASVLNDDQFYSIKGKTRHRLWLELCDLLTKHATEVSGLNVDAIIRGGIRKFTDEVGRLWTSLAEYYIRRNLHEKARDIFEEGMTTVVTVRDFSVIFDSYAQFEESMLAHKMEVMDLSDDEGEEEGGVEENGDEEDEDVRLDLNLSVAEFEKKMLNGFWLHDDKDIDLRLARLDHLMDRRPELANSVLLRQNPHNVEQWHRRVKLFEGNPTKQILTYTEAVRTVDPMKAVGKPHTLWIAFAKLYENHNDIVNARVIFDKAVQVNYKTVDNLASIWCEWAEMELKHKNFKGALELMRRATAEPSVEVKRKVAADGSEPVQMKLHKSLRLWTFYVDLEESLGTLESTREVYERILDLRIATPQIIINYAFLLEENKYFEDAFKVYERGVKIFKYPHVKDIWVTYLTKFVKRYGRTKLERARELFEHAIETTPADVVKPLYLQYAKLEEEYGLAKRAMKVYDQATKAVPNSEKFSMYELYINRAAEIFGVPKTREIYEQAIESGLPDKDVKKMCSKYAELEKSLGEIDRARAIFVFASQFSDPRSDMDFWQEWNNFEVQHGNEDTFREMLRIKRSVSASYSQTHFILPEYLMQKDQTVDLDEAKDKLKQAGVPEDEMAALERQLAPAANDTIAKDGSRKVGFVSAGVQSQTDEGLKVTANHEDIELPEENDSDEDNEIVEIKQKDVPDAVFGDLAHKRKEIEDDAQNKDDESRLGALERIKRLKKAA